One genomic region from Augochlora pura isolate Apur16 chromosome 7, APUR_v2.2.1, whole genome shotgun sequence encodes:
- the LOC144472982 gene encoding uncharacterized protein LOC144472982 isoform X1, whose translation MDGTYKRRNKMSRNVETANSMVTVPDKDNTAALEEDKIAEPEENKVAEPEKETIPPAPQRNFMHYFNRFRYYHYCLAEKIDTAIGVICVMIIKVYFYLTGFEQQALEHDESTDKMN comes from the exons aTGGATGGAACATACAAACGTA GAAATAAAATGTCCAGAAATGTGGAAACAGCCAATTCAATGGTTACTGTACCAGATAAAGATAACACTGCTGCACTAGAAGAAGATAAGATTGCTGAGCCAGAAGAAAATAAGGTTGCCGAaccagaaaaagaaacaataccGCCAGCCCCTCAGAGAAATTTCATGCACTATTTTAACAGGTTTAGGTACTATCATTACTGTTTAGCAGAAAAAATCGATACCGCGATAGGCGTTATATGCGttatgataataaaagtatacttTTACTTGACTGGTTTCGAACAGCAAGCCTTAGAACATGATGAGTCAACAGATAAAATGAATTGA
- the LOC144472982 gene encoding uncharacterized protein LOC144472982 isoform X2, whose translation MDGTYKRRNKMSRNVETANSMVTVPDKDNTAALEEDKIAEPEENKVAEPEKETIPPAPQRNFMHYFNRFSKP comes from the exons aTGGATGGAACATACAAACGTA GAAATAAAATGTCCAGAAATGTGGAAACAGCCAATTCAATGGTTACTGTACCAGATAAAGATAACACTGCTGCACTAGAAGAAGATAAGATTGCTGAGCCAGAAGAAAATAAGGTTGCCGAaccagaaaaagaaacaataccGCCAGCCCCTCAGAGAAATTTCATGCACTATTTTAACAGGTTTAG CAAGCCTTAG